A region of Methanothrix sp. DNA encodes the following proteins:
- a CDS encoding S8 family serine peptidase — MDPGRCVLLLAVLILMPTACAISVSYGSSGYGGSVTLSESYELDTSTSLSEATSLGQGSVEQTKSASGTGNNRISTSISSKGYSAGSSIESTSSLSLSSAVAGDGSGAGISQALSASGSVSSSLNGVSGDLEAMHSAGVESGFLSSAQSIGVGNDVSAMESTQIAGMNGYVSAGFSSKDGSGEVASTVYEGAIFGTLGSGSSAVYGDLALNGPGSLTASASDLGSSSKHEILMEDEGGDADERASTMLLAATGGYALSGASLSATGDRVSLCSVISNPKGSLVTKEVQSGVSKPMSSQSIGIASGNSVTTTWSRSGRGKMSPISSTYRSTDGTKSVSNSVSGSGYPYSIAGSATYGESSAAMYQTLSNTNGALTTSQSAWSRSNGEELIATSSLKSSGTISGTQIAISDPVKVISSQSLTVTGTATVSSSSRASSNGDSSSASASVSGASKMSLTALADASNTRYNNELYHRTGALVDTSGYAKSIKSDSSASYLNNFARSHGEWTKAGSGELTVSAETVKSAVSDVEMKTGSDAALSYTQSGTGSSVKSGLYTYAAKRSGGDVYLYQSHLYSHAYPKNDHHSMDEYVSTASSAISAKKSDMKIQQWENGRWVTAKNYYSSGSYTAAVRANDILTSEYKWDRLWEVQPRSKTPYDRVPWGVEYMYSSSSLSKTYGGEGIDVAIIDTGADTLHPDLLMRIEDFADAYGPGEYTQSDPHGHGTHVAGTIVADGGFDGKGIYGMAPEADLRVYSTNFYHSDVASGIYRATDLGAEIISMSLGGSVESSTLNRALDYSMANGVLVVAAAGNGLPNNPTMATPARYPGVVGVGAIDSSGNAIWWSSPGSNDGDYIPEGNEVTFGAPGVSVYSTYPIYWGYYTTMSGTSMATPHIAGTAASLWSRYLIYGDGANDIKNMMMNYAKQNDVTTVKVTPESVLYRSYAEQYLNSGYYSSIYPYMDGSKTYYLNMLQGDDVLTGVGVPRIKL; from the coding sequence ATGGATCCTGGAAGATGCGTTCTTCTTCTCGCTGTGCTCATCTTGATGCCCACAGCATGTGCGATATCCGTGAGCTATGGCTCCAGCGGTTATGGTGGATCTGTGACGCTCTCTGAGAGCTACGAGCTGGACACCTCCACGTCTCTTTCCGAGGCGACAAGCCTGGGCCAGGGATCTGTAGAGCAGACGAAGAGCGCCTCCGGAACGGGAAACAATCGCATCTCCACATCCATATCATCAAAGGGGTACAGTGCTGGCAGCAGCATCGAGAGCACATCATCTCTCTCCCTGTCCAGCGCTGTTGCAGGGGATGGCAGTGGAGCGGGCATCTCGCAGGCCCTATCTGCCTCGGGCTCTGTATCATCCTCACTGAATGGCGTCAGCGGTGATCTTGAGGCCATGCACAGTGCAGGTGTGGAGTCCGGGTTTCTCTCATCAGCTCAGAGCATTGGCGTGGGAAATGACGTCTCAGCAATGGAGAGCACCCAGATCGCTGGCATGAACGGATACGTCTCTGCTGGATTCTCAAGTAAAGATGGGTCCGGGGAGGTGGCATCCACAGTCTACGAGGGGGCAATCTTCGGCACCCTCGGATCAGGCAGCTCTGCTGTCTATGGAGATCTCGCCCTTAACGGCCCTGGAAGCCTGACTGCATCCGCATCTGATCTGGGGAGCAGCAGCAAGCATGAGATCCTTATGGAGGATGAGGGGGGTGATGCTGATGAAAGAGCATCAACGATGCTCCTGGCGGCCACCGGCGGATATGCTCTATCAGGTGCATCCCTGAGCGCAACCGGAGACAGGGTGAGCCTCTGCTCGGTCATATCCAACCCTAAGGGAAGCCTGGTCACAAAGGAGGTGCAGAGCGGGGTCTCGAAGCCTATGAGCTCCCAGTCGATTGGCATCGCCTCAGGAAACAGCGTGACCACAACCTGGAGCAGATCCGGAAGGGGCAAGATGTCTCCGATCTCATCCACATACAGAAGCACAGATGGAACGAAATCCGTGTCGAACAGCGTGAGCGGCTCAGGGTATCCGTACAGCATAGCAGGCTCTGCCACATACGGCGAGAGCAGCGCTGCGATGTACCAGACTCTGAGCAACACGAACGGAGCGCTCACAACATCCCAGAGCGCATGGTCCAGGAGCAACGGTGAGGAGCTCATAGCAACCAGCTCTCTGAAATCCTCAGGCACGATCTCAGGCACCCAGATCGCCATCTCTGATCCTGTTAAGGTCATAAGCTCGCAGTCGCTCACAGTGACAGGCACAGCAACAGTCTCATCATCCTCCAGAGCTAGCTCGAACGGCGACAGCTCCTCTGCATCAGCGAGCGTAAGTGGCGCAAGCAAGATGTCGCTGACAGCGCTCGCCGATGCATCGAACACCAGGTACAACAACGAGCTATACCACAGAACTGGAGCGCTTGTGGACACCTCAGGATATGCGAAATCGATAAAGTCTGACAGTTCAGCATCATATCTCAACAACTTCGCAAGATCCCACGGCGAGTGGACCAAGGCCGGATCAGGAGAGCTCACGGTCAGCGCTGAGACCGTGAAGAGCGCGGTCTCGGATGTGGAGATGAAGACTGGAAGCGATGCCGCATTATCATACACTCAGTCGGGCACAGGATCGAGTGTGAAGAGCGGCCTGTACACATACGCGGCCAAGAGATCAGGCGGTGATGTTTACCTTTACCAGAGCCACCTGTACTCGCATGCGTATCCGAAGAACGACCACCACTCCATGGACGAGTATGTATCCACAGCGTCCTCTGCCATATCAGCGAAGAAGTCAGACATGAAGATACAGCAGTGGGAGAACGGCAGGTGGGTGACAGCAAAGAACTACTACAGCTCAGGGAGCTACACAGCCGCGGTGAGAGCAAATGATATTTTGACATCCGAATACAAATGGGATCGGCTCTGGGAGGTGCAGCCGAGAAGCAAGACGCCATACGACAGGGTGCCGTGGGGTGTGGAGTACATGTACAGCAGCTCCTCGCTCTCAAAGACATACGGCGGCGAGGGTATAGATGTTGCGATAATAGATACAGGCGCTGACACGCTTCACCCTGACCTGCTCATGAGGATCGAGGACTTCGCAGATGCATACGGTCCGGGCGAGTACACACAGTCAGATCCACATGGCCATGGAACCCATGTGGCGGGCACGATAGTTGCTGATGGCGGATTCGATGGGAAGGGTATCTACGGGATGGCGCCAGAGGCCGACCTCAGGGTCTACAGCACGAACTTCTACCATAGCGATGTCGCCAGCGGGATATACAGGGCCACCGATCTCGGAGCCGAGATAATATCGATGTCACTCGGTGGCTCGGTGGAGTCCAGCACTCTCAACAGAGCTCTTGATTACTCAATGGCGAATGGTGTGCTGGTTGTAGCTGCAGCCGGAAATGGCCTCCCGAACAACCCAACGATGGCAACGCCAGCCCGCTACCCCGGCGTCGTCGGCGTCGGCGCCATAGACAGCTCAGGAAATGCGATATGGTGGTCCTCACCCGGCTCGAACGACGGCGATTACATTCCAGAGGGCAACGAGGTAACCTTCGGAGCGCCGGGAGTGAGCGTTTACTCGACGTACCCGATATACTGGGGATACTACACAACGATGAGCGGCACGAGCATGGCGACCCCACACATCGCAGGGACCGCTGCAAGCCTGTGGTCGAGGTACCTGATCTACGGAGACGGGGCGAACGATATCAAGAATATGATGATGAACTACGCGAAGCAGAACGATGTCACAACCGTGAAGGTCACTCCTGAGTCGGTGTTGTACAGAAGCTATGCAGAGCAGTACTTGAACTCAGGATACTACAGCAGTATATACCCGTATATGGACGGCTCGAAGACATATTATCTGAATATGCTCCAGGGCGATGATGTTCTCACAGGTGTGGGGGTTCCAAGAATAAAGCTGTAG
- a CDS encoding ABC transporter ATP-binding protein: MLQISGLRARYGEHEVLRGIDLMLEKGDSLAVVGESGAGKTTLGLSIMRLAGTRLEGEIVFDGTNLLELSDEEMRRLRGYRMAMVFQNVEDALDPVYTAEEQVCEAIAAHNKWSRTRIRERARALLTAVGLDEMRYRLYPHQMSGGERQRVLIAMALANDPDLLILDEPTASLDALTKADIVELLRSATSDRISIIITHDISLASALSKRMAVLYSGMIMEMGRTADLIREPRHPYTRGLMRSFPSMNTTKDLQGIPGRSITGIGGCPFHPRCTQRIEICEREAPKLAGSNGRMIACHRGGIVPLLEIRDVCKFFSGFPAVSHVSLTLYEGETLALVGESGSGKTTLAKIIMGLIEPDSGEVLLEGERARWDAGFYRRVQMIFQNPKESISHRLNVLQAVREPLDVQSIGSDEERVASAMGALESAELSTDPEFLRKYPHQLSGGEAQRVAIARALVMHPKLLIADEPTSALDPSVQAKILRLLMDLQERMGLSILFITHDIALARKVSDRIAVMLRGSIVEEGPSGEVIREPAHRYTASLVRCAAMSSVMEERAVEQ, encoded by the coding sequence ATGCTTCAGATATCTGGACTGAGAGCGAGGTATGGAGAGCATGAGGTTCTGAGAGGTATAGATCTCATGCTTGAGAAGGGAGATTCTCTGGCGGTCGTCGGAGAGTCCGGGGCGGGCAAGACAACGCTGGGCCTGTCGATAATGCGGCTCGCTGGCACCAGGCTCGAGGGTGAGATTGTCTTCGATGGAACGAATCTCCTGGAGCTCTCAGATGAGGAGATGAGGCGTCTGCGCGGATACAGGATGGCAATGGTCTTCCAGAACGTTGAGGATGCGCTCGATCCGGTTTACACCGCAGAGGAGCAGGTCTGCGAGGCGATAGCAGCTCACAACAAATGGAGCAGAACACGCATAAGGGAGAGAGCACGCGCACTGCTCACTGCAGTGGGCCTCGACGAGATGCGTTACCGGCTGTATCCTCATCAGATGAGCGGTGGGGAGAGGCAGCGGGTTCTCATCGCAATGGCGCTCGCCAACGATCCTGACCTTCTGATCTTAGATGAGCCGACAGCCTCGCTGGACGCTCTCACAAAGGCTGATATCGTGGAGCTTCTCAGATCCGCAACCTCAGATCGCATTTCTATAATAATCACACACGACATATCGCTGGCATCGGCTCTATCCAAAAGAATGGCCGTGCTCTACTCAGGCATGATCATGGAGATGGGCAGGACTGCCGATCTGATCAGAGAGCCCAGACATCCGTACACAAGAGGTCTCATGAGATCCTTTCCAAGCATGAACACAACAAAGGACCTCCAGGGGATACCTGGGAGGTCAATCACCGGGATCGGCGGGTGTCCATTCCACCCGCGCTGCACACAGAGGATAGAGATCTGTGAGAGGGAGGCGCCAAAGCTGGCAGGATCGAACGGGAGGATGATCGCATGCCACAGGGGCGGCATAGTTCCGCTGCTGGAGATCAGGGATGTGTGCAAGTTTTTCAGCGGCTTTCCCGCGGTATCACATGTCAGCCTCACGCTGTACGAGGGCGAGACGCTCGCGCTTGTGGGAGAGAGCGGATCCGGAAAGACAACGCTTGCGAAGATCATCATGGGTCTCATCGAGCCAGATTCAGGAGAGGTACTCCTTGAGGGGGAGAGGGCGAGATGGGACGCCGGATTTTACAGGCGGGTCCAGATGATATTCCAGAACCCGAAGGAGTCGATAAGCCACAGGCTGAATGTGCTTCAGGCTGTGAGGGAGCCTCTGGACGTGCAGAGTATAGGAAGCGATGAGGAGAGGGTCGCGAGCGCGATGGGTGCTCTGGAGAGCGCCGAGCTCTCCACAGATCCTGAGTTTCTCAGAAAATACCCGCATCAGCTCAGCGGCGGAGAGGCTCAGCGTGTCGCAATCGCGCGGGCTCTGGTCATGCATCCAAAGCTGCTCATCGCGGATGAGCCCACATCAGCGCTGGATCCGAGCGTCCAGGCGAAGATCCTGCGGCTGCTCATGGATCTGCAGGAGCGTATGGGTCTATCGATTCTTTTCATAACCCACGATATAGCCCTGGCGAGAAAGGTGAGCGACAGGATCGCGGTCATGCTCAGGGGGAGCATCGTTGAGGAGGGGCCGTCGGGCGAGGTTATCAGAGAGCCTGCGCATCGGTACACCGCATCGCTAGTAAGATGCGCAGCCATGAGCTCTGTGATGGAAGAACGTGCTGTAGAGCAGTAG
- a CDS encoding ABC transporter permease produces the protein MHVDLWREMRSSPAGIFGMVIVAIIAGLAVSAPLIAPSYREIGPVFSPPSGEHLLGTDDLGQDIAAKLIHGARTSLMIAVGVALLSALISVVIGGSAAMLGGTYDKVCMRAVDAVISLPSVVVMILVAAYLRPSLGLLIILISLFSWPGGARIVRSQTLSLQERLHVVAARAFGASRRYILLRHIVPDLGPILVAIMIQDARRAVLMEAGLAFLGVSDPMMVSWGRMMKQAMSFTYLDVWKWWLIPAGVLLSLTLVGLSLIAASLERAMDPRLQEDA, from the coding sequence ATGCACGTTGATCTCTGGAGGGAGATGAGATCCAGCCCGGCTGGAATTTTCGGGATGGTAATAGTGGCGATCATCGCAGGCCTTGCAGTATCCGCTCCTCTCATAGCTCCATCATACAGGGAGATCGGTCCGGTCTTCAGCCCGCCGTCGGGAGAGCATCTGCTCGGCACAGACGATCTCGGCCAGGATATAGCAGCAAAGCTGATCCACGGAGCGAGAACGTCGCTGATGATCGCGGTGGGCGTGGCTCTTCTCTCGGCGCTGATCAGCGTGGTCATCGGGGGCAGCGCAGCGATGCTTGGCGGCACATATGACAAGGTCTGCATGAGGGCAGTGGATGCTGTAATATCTCTGCCATCAGTGGTCGTGATGATACTTGTGGCAGCTTACCTCCGCCCAAGTCTTGGACTGCTGATAATCCTGATTTCCCTCTTCAGCTGGCCGGGAGGGGCGAGGATCGTGAGATCGCAGACGCTCTCCCTCCAGGAAAGGCTGCATGTCGTGGCGGCCCGAGCATTCGGGGCATCCAGGAGATACATTCTCCTGAGACACATCGTCCCGGACCTGGGGCCGATCCTCGTGGCCATAATGATACAGGATGCCAGGCGCGCCGTTCTCATGGAGGCGGGACTGGCGTTTCTTGGTGTCTCAGATCCGATGATGGTGAGCTGGGGCAGGATGATGAAGCAGGCGATGTCCTTCACATATCTGGATGTGTGGAAGTGGTGGTTGATTCCAGCGGGAGTTCTGCTTTCGTTAACGCTTGTCGGTTTGAGCCTGATCGCCGCATCTCTCGAGAGGGCGATGGATCCGAGGCTGCAGGAGGATGCCTGA
- a CDS encoding ABC transporter permease yields the protein MPILLRRYDEVIKMDIIRLSNYAISFLLILILNFVLPRMMPGDPLHAIYGEEALIAMTPGMEAEIIKRFALDQPWHAQLITYITALLRGDLGYSYYYRTGVSEVILGFLPWTLLLTGLAFVISSCIGVILGIESGYRRGSKLDGCMLSGMMFLGGMPDFFIGIVLLLLFGVTLEWAPLGGAVSPYAGHEGIDLVLDIAHHLVLPLISLVLVQIAPTYLLTRNAMLSTLRARFIMTAKATGLRDGAIRYRHAGRNSLLPVVTAMGMRVPNMITGTLFLEIVFSYPGVGTLLNTALNARDYPLIQGVLLIVTLTVLTTNFLVDMTYVRLDPRVRYAR from the coding sequence ATGCCCATCCTGCTAAGAAGGTATGATGAAGTCATCAAGATGGATATAATCCGGCTATCAAACTACGCCATATCCTTTCTCCTCATACTCATCCTCAACTTTGTGCTTCCCAGAATGATGCCGGGCGATCCGCTGCATGCCATATATGGGGAAGAGGCGCTGATAGCAATGACCCCGGGGATGGAAGCAGAGATAATAAAGAGATTCGCCCTCGACCAGCCATGGCATGCACAGCTGATCACATACATAACAGCACTGCTCAGAGGTGATCTCGGGTACTCTTACTACTACAGAACCGGAGTATCAGAGGTGATACTGGGATTCCTCCCCTGGACGCTTCTCCTCACAGGTCTTGCTTTCGTCATCTCCTCATGCATCGGAGTGATTCTGGGCATAGAGTCCGGCTACAGGAGGGGCTCAAAGCTGGATGGTTGCATGCTTTCAGGAATGATGTTTCTGGGAGGCATGCCCGACTTCTTCATTGGAATTGTTCTTCTACTGCTCTTCGGTGTGACTCTCGAGTGGGCCCCTCTGGGAGGGGCAGTGAGTCCATACGCCGGGCATGAGGGAATTGATCTGGTTCTGGATATAGCGCACCATCTCGTTCTCCCTCTGATCTCTCTTGTGCTTGTTCAGATCGCACCCACATACCTGCTCACAAGAAATGCCATGCTCAGCACGCTCAGGGCGAGGTTCATAATGACAGCGAAGGCCACTGGTTTGAGGGATGGGGCAATAAGATACAGGCACGCCGGCCGGAACTCGCTCCTGCCTGTCGTGACTGCGATGGGAATGCGCGTGCCGAACATGATAACAGGAACACTCTTCCTGGAGATAGTCTTCTCGTACCCCGGCGTGGGGACGCTGCTCAACACCGCGCTCAATGCCCGGGACTACCCGCTCATACAGGGCGTGCTGCTCATCGTGACTCTAACAGTCCTGACGACAAACTTTCTGGTGGATATGACATACGTCCGTCTGGATCCGAGGGTGAGATATGCACGTTGA
- a CDS encoding restriction endonuclease has translation MKANDPDHEGNAELCDVSAYSPEELLEDAYKQLRESLAADLLSMMKQCSPEFFERLVIDVLVKMGYGGTRQDAGQAIGRTGDGGIDGVIKEDRLGLDSVYIQAKRWDGVVGRPEIQKFAGALQGRHARKGIFITTGRFSDEAHDYVKYIDSRIVLIDGETLVELMIDNDVGVNTVRSLHIKKIDHDYFEE, from the coding sequence ATGAAAGCAAATGATCCTGATCATGAGGGTAATGCTGAATTATGCGATGTATCAGCATACAGCCCTGAGGAGCTGCTGGAGGATGCATACAAACAGCTGCGTGAGAGCCTTGCTGCGGATCTCCTCAGCATGATGAAGCAGTGCTCGCCGGAGTTCTTTGAGAGGCTGGTGATAGACGTTCTTGTGAAGATGGGATACGGCGGCACGCGCCAGGATGCAGGCCAGGCGATCGGTCGAACGGGCGATGGTGGGATAGACGGTGTGATAAAGGAGGATCGTCTCGGCCTGGATTCTGTTTACATCCAGGCCAAGCGCTGGGATGGGGTGGTCGGGCGTCCTGAGATCCAGAAGTTCGCTGGAGCGCTCCAGGGGAGGCATGCGCGCAAGGGCATATTCATAACCACAGGGCGATTCTCTGACGAGGCTCATGATTACGTGAAGTACATCGACAGCAGGATCGTGCTCATCGATGGCGAGACGCTGGTCGAGCTGATGATCGATAACGATGTAGGAGTGAATACGGTAAGATCACTTCATATCAAGAAGATAGACCACGACTACTTCGAGGAGTAA